A single window of Ferrimonas balearica DSM 9799 DNA harbors:
- a CDS encoding methyl-accepting chemotaxis protein, with product MNHGTLSIKQLLIALFLGLLILFSASLALVYHYSKQVERQIQHLEQLYVTSTMASELLNTVSGLRREQLGYSLRQVQNLPVTESSRTWLNDQIGHINRQTEQLRQVADADALAILTPTEQAVVKFAQLHRDFISSPTAAQAAAMLSSMGSWEIYNAVEQGVVELIKLENQKVEDARVAANQAMNYQERVLVAVSMLMIAGLVLSALFLLRRILRPLNATVEALSAIADGDLTVSIERHRFNSREFALVAEVLVAMRNQLNDMIAQISAASVQLAAAVEEVSHIANESATGMQNQHKEVDQVATAMTEMQSSIGEIARNTAHTAEQARLSVVAADEGSKVVDATVSAIHQSEAEIQAANEVIQQLQQDTASISMIVEVIANITEQTNLLALNAAIEAARAGEQGRGFAVVADEVRTLAHRTQDSAQEIKSTIDQLQQRAQSAGVVMQASRDKMLTSVEQVQQASCAIREITSAISQINDMAIQVASATDQQTAVTEELSHNITNINDAAVQVSQGTEQVSQSTHELSQLAVNLSELIRRFRTA from the coding sequence TTGAATCACGGAACCCTCTCCATCAAGCAGTTGCTTATCGCGCTGTTTCTGGGGCTGCTGATCCTGTTCAGCGCCTCCCTGGCCCTGGTGTACCACTACAGCAAACAGGTGGAACGCCAAATTCAGCACCTGGAACAGCTCTATGTCACCAGCACCATGGCCTCTGAACTGCTCAATACCGTCTCCGGCCTGCGCCGGGAACAGTTGGGCTACAGTCTGCGTCAGGTGCAGAACCTGCCGGTCACAGAATCATCCCGCACCTGGCTGAACGACCAGATTGGCCACATCAACCGCCAGACCGAGCAGCTGCGCCAGGTCGCGGATGCCGATGCCCTGGCCATCCTGACCCCGACCGAGCAGGCTGTGGTGAAATTTGCCCAGTTGCATCGCGACTTCATCTCCAGCCCCACCGCCGCACAAGCGGCTGCCATGCTGAGCTCCATGGGCTCATGGGAGATCTACAACGCGGTAGAGCAAGGGGTGGTTGAGCTGATCAAGCTGGAAAACCAGAAGGTGGAGGACGCCCGCGTCGCCGCCAACCAGGCAATGAACTATCAGGAGCGCGTTCTGGTCGCGGTCTCCATGCTGATGATTGCAGGTCTGGTGCTCAGCGCCCTGTTCCTGCTGCGTCGCATCCTGCGGCCGCTCAACGCCACCGTGGAAGCCCTGTCCGCCATCGCCGATGGCGACCTGACCGTATCGATTGAGCGCCACCGCTTTAACAGCCGTGAGTTCGCTCTGGTGGCGGAGGTGCTGGTGGCGATGCGCAATCAGCTTAACGACATGATCGCCCAGATCAGCGCCGCCTCGGTACAACTGGCGGCCGCGGTTGAGGAGGTCAGCCACATCGCCAACGAGTCCGCTACCGGCATGCAGAACCAGCATAAGGAAGTGGACCAGGTTGCTACCGCAATGACGGAGATGCAAAGCTCCATCGGTGAGATTGCCCGCAACACCGCGCACACCGCGGAGCAGGCCCGCCTGAGTGTGGTGGCAGCGGATGAGGGCAGTAAGGTGGTGGACGCTACCGTATCCGCCATTCACCAATCGGAAGCGGAGATCCAGGCCGCCAACGAGGTGATCCAGCAGTTGCAGCAGGACACAGCCAGCATCTCGATGATTGTCGAGGTGATCGCCAACATCACTGAGCAGACCAACCTGCTGGCGCTGAACGCCGCCATTGAAGCCGCCCGCGCCGGTGAACAGGGCCGTGGTTTTGCCGTGGTGGCAGATGAGGTACGCACCCTGGCCCACCGGACTCAGGACTCCGCTCAGGAGATCAAGTCCACCATCGACCAGTTGCAGCAACGGGCCCAATCCGCGGGTGTGGTGATGCAGGCCAGCCGGGACAAGATGCTGACCAGCGTAGAGCAGGTTCAGCAGGCCAGCTGTGCCATCCGCGAAATCACCAGTGCCATTAGCCAGATCAACGACATGGCGATTCAGGTGGCCAGCGCCACCGACCAGCAAACCGCGGTTACCGAGGAGCTGAGCCACAACATCACCAACATCAACGATGCGGCGGTTCAGGTCAGTCAGGGCACCGAGCAGGTCTCGCAGTCCACTCACGAGCTGAGCCAGCTGGCAGTCAACCTGTCGGAGCTTATCCGACGCTTCCGGACCGCCTGA